From the genome of Amycolatopsis camponoti:
GGGCCGGTCCCCCAGGGAAGGGCGGGGGGTTCCGCCTCGGAGGGGCTTGGAGTGCACGTGCTCGCCGCGATCACCCACGAAACGGCAACAGTGCTCGGTCAACGCCAAGTCCCGGCCGGAAGCATCGATAACAAACTCCACTCGGTCCGCCACGTCACCAAGAGGACCAATTCCGGGCCCGCACCGGCACCGCACCCCGCGCCATGGCCAGCCTGCGCAACCTCGCCACCAGCGCACACCGCCACACCGGCGCCACCAACATCGCCCAAGCGCTTCGCTGCACCGCCCGCAACCCCACCCGAGCCCTCACCCTGCTCGGAATACCCACATGCCAGCACAAATACTTTGCCGGAACCCTGCCAGGGAAGGGCGGGGGCCGGCGAAGTCGTGTCGCCGCGGGCAGGCACGACCCCGGGGCTGATCATGTGGTCGTCGAAGCCGATGACCTGTGCGAAAGCCGTGCGGCACCGGTAAATCGAGAACCGGCCGACACCACCTGTCGTGAAGACACAACCCGCACCCCGTTTGCCGGAACCCTGCCGGAGGGAGAGCGGCAGCCGGGCCTCCGCTAGTGGATGTCCCAAGCCGGGCCCGGGTCCTCGGCGTCGTCGCGCAGGATCGTGCCCTCGATCAGGCCGTACGGCCTGTCCGCCGCGTAGAACACTTCGTTGTCGTTCTTCAGCCCGAACGGGCTCAGGTCCACCAGGAAGTGGTGCTTGTTCGGCAGCGACAGCCGCACCTCGGCTACCTCCGGCCGCGCCTCCAGTACCGCCGCTCCCATCGCGTAGAGCGTCTGCTGGAGCGAAAGGCTGTGCTTCGTCGCGAACGTCTCGAGCATCAGCCGCCGGATCTCGCGGTGGCTCTCGGCCCAGTCGATGCCCTCGCCCTCGTAGCGCCACTTCGCCGTGACAGCCGTCGCGAGAATCCGGTCGTCGGTCTCGGCGAGCGTCGTGTACTCGTCGCGCGGGAAGCCGTGGAACTCCGAGCCGGTCGACTTGAGCAGGGTCAGGCCGTCGATGCCGGACACCACCCACGCCCGGCCGTCGCGGATCGTCACCGCGGTCGTGCGCCGTTCGTCGCCGGAACGGCTGAACGCGTGGTCGTGCGGCTCGCCGCCGACGGCGATCCGGTCCCAGCCGTGCTCGTCGACCTTGACCCGCGCGCCGGTGATGTTCCCCTGCGTGCCGGTGAAGTGCCGCGCCAGGCGCAGCGCGAAGTCCTCGATCTCGCCGACCGGCGCCTCCTTCGCGAAGGCGTACACGGTGTTCTTCTGCGTGTCGGTCGCGAGCACGCCCGCGTTGTCGCCGGTGAGGTGCGTCGCGGCGAGCTCGCCGCGCAGCGACGTCGAGACGGTGAGGTCCTTCAGGTGGTGCACGGGGCCGTCGCGGCGCACCGTCACCAGGCGGACCTCCGCCTTGCCGTACTGGTTGGGGCCCAGGGTGATGGCCACGGTTCAGCTCCCTCGGTAGGTCGAATAGGCGAACGGGCTGAGCAGGAGCGGCACGTGGTGGTGCGCGGTGCCGTCGGAGATCCGGAAGGTGAGGGCCACCTCCGGGAAGAAGGCGTCCGGCCCCAGGTAGGCGCCGGTGTCGAAGACCAGCCGGTAGGCGCCGGGGTCCAGGGTTTCGGGGCCGAGGTCGCGGATGCGGCCGTCGTCGTCGGTGTGCCCGTCGGCGATCGGCTTCCCCTCGGCGGTCTCGAACCGGACGGCGATCCCCGGCGCGGGGCGCCCGCTCGCCGTGTCCAGGACATGGGTGGTCACGAGGCTCACGCGGTCACCGCTTTCGCGAGTCGGAGTTCGGCGATCTTCAGCAGCTCCCGACCGGCGACGGCCAGTTCGGTCGCGGGGTCGTTGTCCAGCCGGCTTTCGAGGATCTTCAACAGTTCTTCCCCGCTGCGGCCGCTCGCGCAGACGAGGTAGACGTGCCCGAACTTGGCTTCGTACTCGGCATTCGCGGCGGCGAAGGCATCGGCGTTGTCCACACCGGACTGTTCCGAGCGCGACCAGTCGCCCTCGGTGCCGTGCTGCTTCGGCTTTTCCCCGATCCGGGGGTGGGCGGCCATGGCCTGCCGGATTTCGTCGCTGCTCAGGGGCAGCTGGGCGGCAGCTCGCAGCGCATCGCGGCTTTCGTACGGCCGATGGCCGAGAATCGCGTCCACCCATCGGGGGACGGCGAGGCAGGCGGTCAACGCCGGACGCACGTCATCGGCGTCGGCGGCGTTGAAGTCGGTGAGGGTGAGCGGCACGGGGAACTCCTCGTGAGTGGCGTCCCGCTGACCGTACGTCGGCGCCGGAGTTCCGTCAACATTTTGTTGAAAGCGCTGGTCAGTCCACTTCCCGGTTGAGGTAGTTGTAGACGGTGAACCGCGTGACCCCCAGCGCGTCGGCCACCGACGAGACGGATTTCCGCAGGCCGAAGGCCCCGCGTTCACGCAGCAACCGGACGGCGCGCTGCTTGCCGGGCCGGTCGAGGTCGCCGAGCTTGGCGCCCACTTCGCGTTCGACATCGGCGATGAGCCGGGCGAGGGCGTCGGTCAGTTCGACCGGCGCGGCGCCCCCGGGTGCGGGCTTCGTGACGGCGGGTGCGTCGGTCCGCGGATCGGCTCGGCGTACCTGCAGGGTGACCTGCGTGGCACCCCCTTCCATCGCCGCCTTCGCGATCGCCGGGAGGGCCTCGAAAAGCTCCTTCGCCTCGCCCCGTGCGAGCGTCCCGAGCGGCCCGAAGTCCGTCTCCAGTCCCGCTTCCGCGGCGGCGTCCCGCGCGGCGAGCGCGTGCTCGGGCGGCGAACCCTCGCCGTGGAACGGTTCGCTCGTGAACTCCGCTTCAAGCCGCACGAGGATGACCGTACTGGGTCACGGGCGCCGATTCGACCGGCAGCCACAGCGGAACGGGCGTCGGTGCGCGGCCGGCTCCGGGCCGTTTCCGCCTGCTTTCGCTCGGATCGGCGACGTGCCGCGTCCGTCGTTGACGAGCGGCGCGCGCCGTGGTTACTGTCGTTGTGCGAAACCGTCTTTCCGTACTGTGAAATCGGCGGTGGTTCATTCCTCCCGGAGAAGGGCTTTCGGATGGAACTTGTGGTGCGCGCGGCCCGGGCTGTCACGGCCGAGGGCGAGGTTCCGGCGACTCTCGGCGTCGACGGCGGCCGGATCGTCGCTGTCGAACCCGGCGGCGCTTCGCTGTCCGGCGACCGCGAAATCGACCTCGGCGACGACGTCGTGCTGCTGCCGGGACTCGTCGACACGCACGTCCACGTCAACGATCCCGGCCGCGCCGAGTGGGAGGGCTTCGAGACGGCGACCCGCGCGGCGGCCGCGGGCGGGGTGACCACGATCGTGGACATGCCGCTCAACAGCCTGCCGCCGACGGTCGACGTCGCGGCGCTGGAGGTCAAGCGCAAGGCGGCGGCCGGCCGCGTGCACGTCGACGTCGGCTTCTGGGGCGGCGCGATCCCCGGCAACGTCGGGGATCTGCGTGGCCTGCACGACGCCGGAGTGTTCGGCTTCAAGTGCTTCCTGCTCCACTCGGGCGTCGACGAGTTCCCGCCGCTCGACCCGGCGGGACTCGACGAAGCGTTGCGGGAACTGAGTTCCTTCGACGCGCTGATGATCGTCCACGCCGAGGACGCGCACGAGATCGACGAAGCACCGGAGCCGCACGGCGGTCGCTATGTCGACTTCCTGCGGTCCCGGCCACGCGCGGCGGAGAACCTCGCGATCACGCACGTCATCGAAGCGGCCCGCCGCAACGACGCCCGCGCGCACATCCTGCACCTGTCCTCGGCGGAGGCTCTGCCGCTGGTCGCTTCGGCGCGCCGCGACGGGGTGGCGCTGACGGCCGAGACCTGCCCGCACTACCTGAGCTTCATCGCGGAGGAGATCCGCGACGGCGCGACGCAGTTCAAGTGCTGCCCGCCGATCCGGGAGGCGGCCAACCGCGAGCTGCTCTGGAGCGGGCTCGCCGACGGCGTGATCGACACCGTCGTCAGCGACCATTCACCGTGCACCCCGGAGCTGAAACGCTTCGACAGCGGCGATTTCGGGCTCGCCTGGGGCGGGATCTCCAGCTTGCAGCTGGGGCTGCCGGCGATCTGGACGCAGGCGCGGCAGCGCGGGTTCGCGCTCACCGACGTCGTCCGCTGGATGGCCGAGCGGACGGCCGCGCAGGCCGGGATGCGCCGCAAGGGCCACCTCGCGGTGGGCTACGACGCCGACTTCTGCGTGTTCGCGCCGGAGGAGGCGTTCGTGGTCGACGTCGCGAAGCTGAAGCACCGCAACCCGGTCAGCGCGTACGACCGGCGGCCGCTCGCCGGCGTCGTGCGCTCGACCTGGTTGCGGGGCACCGAAATCACCGGTGACGAGCCCCGCGGCGCGTTGCTGACCCGGGGGGACTGCTGAAATGGAGGCTGCCTTGTCCGACCGCCCTGACCGTCCTGTGTGGACGGATTTGCCCGACCTCGCGTCACGCCGCTTCGGCGGGACGGTGATGTGGGCGACCGACGAGCTGTTCGCCGAGAAGGAGAACCTGGTCAACCCGTGGACGCCGGCGCACCGCGCCGAGACGTTCGGCCCGAAGGGCCAGGTCTACGACGGCTGGGAGACCCGCCGCCACCGCGAGCCGGGCGACGACCAGGCCGTGGTCAGGCTCGGCCTGGCCGGCACGGTCACCGGCGTCGTCGTCGACACGGCGTTCTTCAAGGGCAACTACCCGCCGTTCGTCTCGGTCGAGGCGGCATCGGTACCGGGCTACCCGTCGGCGGCCGAACTGTCCGAAGCGGACTGGGACGTCCTGGTCGACCGCGCCCCCGCGGCGGGCCACACGGAGAACTTCTACGCGATCAACGGTTCGCGTCGCTACACGCACGTCAGGTTGACCCAGCACCCGGACGGCGGAGTGGCGCGCCTGCGCGTGCACGGCACCCCGATCCCGGACCCGGAACTGCTGGACCTGGACGCGCTCGACCTGGCGGCCCTGGAGAACGGTGCCCTGGTCACCGGCTGCAGCAACAAGTTCTATTCGTCGCCGAACAACGTGCTCTCACCGGGACTGGCAGCGCACCAGGCCGAAGGCTGGGAGACGGCCCGCCGCCGCGACGACGGTAACGACTGGCTGACGCTGCGCCTGGCGGGCGCGGGCATCGTCCGGTTCGCCGAGCTGGACACGAGCAACCTCAAGGGCAACGCCCCGGGCTGGGCGTCGGTCAGCGGCCGCGACACGTACGGCGAGTGGGTCACGCTGTTGCCGAAGACCCGCCTGCAGCCGGACACCCGCCACCGCTTCGCGCTGAAGGACGGCCCGGAGGTCACGGAGGCCCGTCTGGACATCTACCCGGACGGCGGGTTGGCCCGCCTCCGCCTGTTCGGCCGGCTCACCGAAGCGGGCCGGACGAACGTGAAGGCCCGGTTCGCCAAAACGCGGTGAGGGGTCGCGAGCCGCCGTCCGTGGCCGGCGGCTCGCGATCGACCCCTGGCCGGGTCGCGGTCAGCCTGCGGCCGATCCGCGATCAGCCGGCGTTCGGCCGGTTGAGGTAGGCGGAGGCCAGCGACAGGACACAAGCGCAGCCGATGATCGCGCTCACCCACCACTCCAGCCCGGCCACGACGCTCCAGACGAAGGCCGCCGCCGCCAGCACGGCGACGAGGATGTTCCGGAACTGCAGCGGGGTGGGTTTGGCCATGTCACCAGCCTCTCACGGGCGCGAAGGGAACCCCCGCGCGCCTCGAACTCGGTACTTTCGCGATCGAGTCAGCCGTCCGCCCGCAACCGGAGAGACGTCGACTGGCGATGCCTCCGGCGTCAGACCTCCGCGCGCTCGCCAGGCTCGAGCAGCACGAGCCGGTCGGCGAGGCCGGCCGCCTCGAACTCCTTCCGGAGCGCGTCCGGCCCTTCGCTGAAGTGCTGCCAGCCGCGGAAGTGCAGGGGCACCACCTTCGCCGCGCCGAGCACCTTCGCTGCCTCGGCGGCGTTCGCACTGGTCAACGTCAGCGGAGCGCCGTCGAAGAAAGCCGTCCGCGCCGCGCCGGCGAACAGCACCGCGATGTCGACCCGGAACCGCGACGCGATCTTCCGCACCAGTTCGACCGACGCGTTGTCCCCGCTGACGTACACCGTCGGCAGGCCGTCGCCGCCGAGCACGAACCCGGTGACCTCGCCGGTCGTCGCCTCGGCGCCCTCCGGCCCGTGCAACGCCGGGACTGCGGTCACGGTCAACCGTCCGACCTGAGCCTCCTCCCATGGCTCGAGCCCCCGCGCGGTCCCGCCCAGCCGCTCGGCCCCGCTGGGTGTGACCAGAGTCAGCGGCACCGTTCCGAGGTAGGCCCGGCCGCGATCGTCCAGGTTGTCGGGATGCTGGTCGTGCGACAGCAACACGGCGTCCACCACACCGACCGCGTCTTCGGTCAGCACCGAGTCCTCGGTTTTGACCAGCACGCGGTTGCCGACCGGGTGGTCGCCGGGTGCGTCGAAGGTCGGGTCGGTGAGCAGCCGGACACCGCCCAGCTCCAGGAGTGCGGTCGGGCCACCGGACAAGGTGATCGCCAGGTTCTCGGTCATACCCGGGCCAACAGCGGGGACGGACGTCCTCTTCCCCTAGGGCGCCGTCTGCCTCCGTGAGCTGATCACGCCGGTGTTGAACCCGGCCAGGTGGAGCCCGCCGGCGAAGCGCGCGTGTTCGATCTTGACGCACCGGTTCATGACGACGTCCAGCCCGGCCGCCCGCGCCCGGTCGGCCGCCGGCTCGTGCCAGAGCCCGAGCTGCAGCCACAGCGTCCGCGCGCCGGCGTCGATCACCTCTTCGGCCACCTGCGGCAGGTCATCGTGCTTCCGGAACACGCTGACCAGGTCCGGTTCTCCCGGTACGTCCTTGAGCGAGGCGTACACCGGTTTCCCGAACAACGTGTCCAGCCGCGGGTTCACGAAGTTGACCTCGTAGCGCGTCGACGAGAGCAGGTACGTCGCCACGAAGTAACTGGGCCGCGCCGGGTTCGCGGACGCGCCCACCAGTGTCACCGATTTCGTCCGGTCGAGGATCGCCCGCCGCTCGACGGCTCCCACCGCGTACGTCATCCGGCCACCGCCTTGCCCAGTGCCTGGTCGAGGTCCCAGAGGATGTCGTCGACGTCTTCCAGGCCGATCGACAGCCGGATGAGGTCGGGCCCGACCCCCGCGGCCGCGAGCTGGTCCTCCGACAGCTGCGCGTGCGTGGTCGACGCCGGGTGGATCACGAGGGTCCGCGCGTCCCCGACGTTCGCCAGGTGCGACAGCAGCTCCACCGACTCGACGAACGTCTCACCCGCCGCCCGGCCACCGTCGATGCCGAACGAGAACACCGCGCCCGGCCCGGCGGGCAGGTACTTCTTCGCCAGGTCGTGGTGCGGGTGGGCCGGCAGTCCGGCGTAGGACACCCAGGCCACCCGTGGGTCCGCTTCGAGGTACTCGGCGACCGCCCTGGCGTTGGCCACGTGCGCGTCCATCCGCTGCGGGAGCGTCTCGACCCCTTGCAGCAACAGGAAAGCCGAGTGCGGCGACAGGGCCGCGCCGATGTCCCGCAGCTGCTCGGCACGCAGCCGCGTGCAGAACGCGTACTCGCCGAAGTTCTCCCAGTACCTCAGGCCGCCGTAGCTCTCCACGGTCTCGGTCATCCGCGGGAACTTCCCGTTGCCCCAGTCGAACTTCCCGGACTCGACGACGATCCCGCCGAGCGTCGTCCCGTGACCGCCGAGGAACTTCGTCGCCGAGTGCAGCACGATGTCGGCGCCGTGCTCGATCGGACGGCACAGGTAAGGCGTCGCCAGCGTCGCGTCCACCACCAGCGGGATGTCGTGGGAGTGCGCGAGATCCGCGAGTGCCGCGAGGTCGGCGATGCCGCCACCGGGGTTGCCGATCACCTCGGTGTAGAGCAGCCGGGTCCGGTCGGTGATCGCGGCGGCGTAGTCGTCGATGCCGCCGCTGACGAAGGTCGTCTCCACGCCGAACCGCCGGAGCGTGCCGGTCAGCTGGGTCACCGTGCCGCCGTAGAGACCGCTCGCCGACACGATGTGCTCACCCGCCTCGGCGAGCGCGCTGAAGGTGAGGAACTCCGCGGCCTGCCCGCTCGCGGTGGCGACGCCGCCGATGGCGCCCTCGAGGCTGGCGATCCGCTCCTCGAACGCGGCGACGGTCGGGTTCCCGATGCGGCTGTAGATGTTGCCGTACTTCTGCAGCGCGAAGAGGTTCGCCGCGTCGGCGGCGTCCTCGAAGACGAAGCTCGTGGTCTGGTAGATCGGCACGGCCCGCGCGCCGGTCGCCGGATCGGGGGTGCCGCCCGCGTGCAGTGCTCGGGTGCGGAAACCCCAGGTGCGTTCACTCATCGGTTCTCACCGTAACCGTCCTCCCCATCGGATGGCCACGCCTCTCAGGTGATGGGCGGGACCATTTCGTGCTGCCGAGCGTAGCACGTAATAGGATTCCGTGCGCTACACTCGAAAGCATGAAATGCGCCGCGTGTGACAAGCCGCTGCCACCTCGCCAGGGATCAGGGCGAAATCGCCAGTATTGTGACGCCACTTGTCGGAGTGCTGCCCGCCGGCAGCGCGAACACGTAAAGAGTGACTTGACAAACCCGGGTCGTCAATTCATTCTTGACAGCGTGCCGAAGCACGGACCACTGGCCGAAGTCGGCGAGGCGTTGCGGAAAGTTCGCGCCGCCGAGGCGACGTTGCGGGAAGCCGTGGAAGCGGCCAGGGAGGCCGGGCACACCTGGCAAGAGATCGGCGATCTGCTGGGGACCAGCCGGCAGGCCGCCTTCCAGCGGTTCGGCCGGCCGGTCGATCCGGCGACGGGGGTGTCCATGGTGGAGCTGAACCCGCCCGACGCCATCCACCGCGCCGAAGAGCTCGTGGCGGAGCTCGTCAGTTGTCAGTGGCACGAAGTGCGCCGGGACTTCGACGACCGCATGCAGGCCGCGGTCGGCGAGGACGAGCTGCGGCTCGCCTGGGCTCAGCTGGCCGGGTCGGTCGGACGGTACGAGCGGATGGGGGAGCCGTATGCGCGGTCCACGGGTGACTACACGGTCGTCCACATGCCGCTGGCCTTCGAGGCCGGCGAGCGGACGGTGCAGGTGACTTACCGCGACGACGGCCAGGTAGCCGGGCTGTGGATCCGGCCGCCCGAAGAGTAGCCGGTGACCGAGGGGGAACGATGGAAACGCAGGGGGAGAGATGAAGACAGCGATAGCGGGCGTGCTCGCGGTCCTGGCGCCGCTGGTGGCCCCGGTGGCGCAGGCCGCCGAAGTACCCACGGCGACGCACCAGCTCGAGTGGGTGGTCGACGCGACCGGGCGAGTCCCGGTGTCCGACGCCGAGGTGCGCGAGCACGTCGCCGAAGCACTGCTGACCGCCGCGGGCGGCACGGCGGGCGTCAACGGCGCGTTCGCCCGGCTCGGCCCGATCGAGGTGAAACGGATCGTCACCGAGGCCCCGGACCACGTGGCGGCCGCGGTCCACGGGCCGGCCGACGACTACCTGCTCGACCTCCACGTCGACCCGGCCGGGCTGATCGACGGGCTGGCGGCGACCCCGGACGATCCGGTGCCGGCGTCCTGGCCGGAGGTCGACGCGCAGCTCGCGGCGCTCGGCGCCCGGGTGTCGTTCGGCGCGTCGGAGATCCTCCCGGACGGGCGTTGCCAGGTCGTGCACGGCGTGCGCGACGACGTGCAGCGGCCGCTGGGTTCGGCCTTCAAGCTCTACGTCCTGGGCGCACTCGGCAAGGCGGTCGCCGAGCACAAAGCGTCGTGGAGCGAGCAACTGGCGATCCGTGACGACTGGAAGAGCCTGCCGTCCGGGGTGCTGCAGAACGAACCGGCCGGCACACGGCTCCCGTTGTCCGCGTACGCCGACAAGATGATCTCGATCAGCGACAACACCGCGACCGACCACCTGATCCACCGGCTCGGCCGGGACGCCGTGCAACGGCAGGTCATCGCGTTCGGCAACCAGCGGCCGTCGGCGAACATCCCGTTCCTGACAACGAAGGCGCTGTTCGAGCTCAAGGCCACGCAGTACCCGGCCCGGGCGGACGCCTACCTGGCGCTGCCCCGTTGGGCGCGGCCCGCGGCGGTCGCCGGGCTGGAACGCCTCCCGCTCACCGGGCTCCAGGGCTGGCAGGCGCCCGAGAAGATCGACGACATCGAGTGGTTCGGTTCGCCGGGCGACATCTGCCGCGCGTTCTCGGGGCTGCGGAAGGAGAACCAGCCGGAGATCGGGCACGCGTTGTCGCTGAACGACGGTGGCCTGGGACTCGACCGGGCGAAGTTCCCGGAGGTCTGGTTCAAGGGCGGCAGCGAACCCGGCGTGCTCACCTTGAACTACCTTGCGCGCACGGCGGACGGCCGTTCGCTGGTCACCAGCGTCATGGTGTCGGACCCGGTCGCGCCGCTGGACGAAAACCACGTCGCGGCCCGGGGAATCGCCGTCGCGAAGGGTGCGGTAGCGCTTCTCGCGGCTACGCTTCGCCCGTGACGGTGCGGTGGACTCTGACGGTGGACTGCGCGGAGCCCCGCGTGCTGGCGAGGTTCTGGGCGGTGGCCCTCGGCTATATCGAGCGGCCGCCGCCGGCCGGGTTCGCCCGCTGGGAAGACTGGTTCTCCCACCACGGTGTGCCCGAGTCGGAATGGGACGACGGCGCGTACCTCAGCGATCCCGAAGGCGTGCTGCCGAACCTCAGCTTCCTGAAGGTGCCCGAGGGAAAGACCGTGAAGAACCGCTTGCACCTGGACATCCAGGCCGGCGGCGGGCGGGAGGTTCCGTGGGACACGCGGTGGGAGCGGGTCGTCGAAGCGGTCGCCCGGCTCACCGCGGCGGGCGCGACGGTGGTGCGGGAGTACGAGCTGGACGGCCGCCCGGACCACTTCCTGATGGCCGATCCGGAGGGCAACGAGTTCTGCGTGCTCTGAGCTGCCGATCCGGGTGACCGCCGGAGTGGCGACGATCGGCGCAAGAGCAGCCGCCGGAAGGTCGCCCTGCTGGTGGCCGACCTGGTGTCACTGCAGCCGTCCGGGATGACTCAGATCACTCACAGGGTCGTGCGTTCTCGTCACATCGGCCGCTGTCGCGGGGTCTACTCCTACGACGGCGACGCGGAAGGAAC
Proteins encoded in this window:
- the uraD gene encoding 2-oxo-4-hydroxy-4-carboxy-5-ureidoimidazoline decarboxylase, with amino-acid sequence MPLTLTDFNAADADDVRPALTACLAVPRWVDAILGHRPYESRDALRAAAQLPLSSDEIRQAMAAHPRIGEKPKQHGTEGDWSRSEQSGVDNADAFAAANAEYEAKFGHVYLVCASGRSGEELLKILESRLDNDPATELAVAGRELLKIAELRLAKAVTA
- the alc gene encoding allantoicase, whose protein sequence is MEAALSDRPDRPVWTDLPDLASRRFGGTVMWATDELFAEKENLVNPWTPAHRAETFGPKGQVYDGWETRRHREPGDDQAVVRLGLAGTVTGVVVDTAFFKGNYPPFVSVEAASVPGYPSAAELSEADWDVLVDRAPAAGHTENFYAINGSRRYTHVRLTQHPDGGVARLRVHGTPIPDPELLDLDALDLAALENGALVTGCSNKFYSSPNNVLSPGLAAHQAEGWETARRRDDGNDWLTLRLAGAGIVRFAELDTSNLKGNAPGWASVSGRDTYGEWVTLLPKTRLQPDTRHRFALKDGPEVTEARLDIYPDGGLARLRLFGRLTEAGRTNVKARFAKTR
- the uraH gene encoding hydroxyisourate hydrolase → MSLVTTHVLDTASGRPAPGIAVRFETAEGKPIADGHTDDDGRIRDLGPETLDPGAYRLVFDTGAYLGPDAFFPEVALTFRISDGTAHHHVPLLLSPFAYSTYRGS
- the pucL gene encoding factor-independent urate hydroxylase: MAITLGPNQYGKAEVRLVTVRRDGPVHHLKDLTVSTSLRGELAATHLTGDNAGVLATDTQKNTVYAFAKEAPVGEIEDFALRLARHFTGTQGNITGARVKVDEHGWDRIAVGGEPHDHAFSRSGDERRTTAVTIRDGRAWVVSGIDGLTLLKSTGSEFHGFPRDEYTTLAETDDRILATAVTAKWRYEGEGIDWAESHREIRRLMLETFATKHSLSLQQTLYAMGAAVLEARPEVAEVRLSLPNKHHFLVDLSPFGLKNDNEVFYAADRPYGLIEGTILRDDAEDPGPAWDIH
- a CDS encoding CoA-binding protein — encoded protein: MTYAVGAVERRAILDRTKSVTLVGASANPARPSYFVATYLLSSTRYEVNFVNPRLDTLFGKPVYASLKDVPGEPDLVSVFRKHDDLPQVAEEVIDAGARTLWLQLGLWHEPAADRARAAGLDVVMNRCVKIEHARFAGGLHLAGFNTGVISSRRQTAP
- a CDS encoding serine hydrolase; translated protein: MKTAIAGVLAVLAPLVAPVAQAAEVPTATHQLEWVVDATGRVPVSDAEVREHVAEALLTAAGGTAGVNGAFARLGPIEVKRIVTEAPDHVAAAVHGPADDYLLDLHVDPAGLIDGLAATPDDPVPASWPEVDAQLAALGARVSFGASEILPDGRCQVVHGVRDDVQRPLGSAFKLYVLGALGKAVAEHKASWSEQLAIRDDWKSLPSGVLQNEPAGTRLPLSAYADKMISISDNTATDHLIHRLGRDAVQRQVIAFGNQRPSANIPFLTTKALFELKATQYPARADAYLALPRWARPAAVAGLERLPLTGLQGWQAPEKIDDIEWFGSPGDICRAFSGLRKENQPEIGHALSLNDGGLGLDRAKFPEVWFKGGSEPGVLTLNYLARTADGRSLVTSVMVSDPVAPLDENHVAARGIAVAKGAVALLAATLRP
- the allB gene encoding allantoinase AllB, with translation MELVVRAARAVTAEGEVPATLGVDGGRIVAVEPGGASLSGDREIDLGDDVVLLPGLVDTHVHVNDPGRAEWEGFETATRAAAAGGVTTIVDMPLNSLPPTVDVAALEVKRKAAAGRVHVDVGFWGGAIPGNVGDLRGLHDAGVFGFKCFLLHSGVDEFPPLDPAGLDEALRELSSFDALMIVHAEDAHEIDEAPEPHGGRYVDFLRSRPRAAENLAITHVIEAARRNDARAHILHLSSAEALPLVASARRDGVALTAETCPHYLSFIAEEIRDGATQFKCCPPIREAANRELLWSGLADGVIDTVVSDHSPCTPELKRFDSGDFGLAWGGISSLQLGLPAIWTQARQRGFALTDVVRWMAERTAAQAGMRRKGHLAVGYDADFCVFAPEEAFVVDVAKLKHRNPVSAYDRRPLAGVVRSTWLRGTEITGDEPRGALLTRGDC
- a CDS encoding O-acetylhomoserine aminocarboxypropyltransferase/cysteine synthase family protein; the encoded protein is MSERTWGFRTRALHAGGTPDPATGARAVPIYQTTSFVFEDAADAANLFALQKYGNIYSRIGNPTVAAFEERIASLEGAIGGVATASGQAAEFLTFSALAEAGEHIVSASGLYGGTVTQLTGTLRRFGVETTFVSGGIDDYAAAITDRTRLLYTEVIGNPGGGIADLAALADLAHSHDIPLVVDATLATPYLCRPIEHGADIVLHSATKFLGGHGTTLGGIVVESGKFDWGNGKFPRMTETVESYGGLRYWENFGEYAFCTRLRAEQLRDIGAALSPHSAFLLLQGVETLPQRMDAHVANARAVAEYLEADPRVAWVSYAGLPAHPHHDLAKKYLPAGPGAVFSFGIDGGRAAGETFVESVELLSHLANVGDARTLVIHPASTTHAQLSEDQLAAAGVGPDLIRLSIGLEDVDDILWDLDQALGKAVAG
- a CDS encoding MBL fold metallo-hydrolase produces the protein MTENLAITLSGGPTALLELGGVRLLTDPTFDAPGDHPVGNRVLVKTEDSVLTEDAVGVVDAVLLSHDQHPDNLDDRGRAYLGTVPLTLVTPSGAERLGGTARGLEPWEEAQVGRLTVTAVPALHGPEGAEATTGEVTGFVLGGDGLPTVYVSGDNASVELVRKIASRFRVDIAVLFAGAARTAFFDGAPLTLTSANAAEAAKVLGAAKVVPLHFRGWQHFSEGPDALRKEFEAAGLADRLVLLEPGERAEV
- a CDS encoding VOC family protein produces the protein MTVRWTLTVDCAEPRVLARFWAVALGYIERPPPAGFARWEDWFSHHGVPESEWDDGAYLSDPEGVLPNLSFLKVPEGKTVKNRLHLDIQAGGGREVPWDTRWERVVEAVARLTAAGATVVREYELDGRPDHFLMADPEGNEFCVL
- a CDS encoding helix-turn-helix domain-containing protein; this translates as MRLEAEFTSEPFHGEGSPPEHALAARDAAAEAGLETDFGPLGTLARGEAKELFEALPAIAKAAMEGGATQVTLQVRRADPRTDAPAVTKPAPGGAAPVELTDALARLIADVEREVGAKLGDLDRPGKQRAVRLLRERGAFGLRKSVSSVADALGVTRFTVYNYLNREVD
- a CDS encoding DUF3887 domain-containing protein is translated as MPKHGPLAEVGEALRKVRAAEATLREAVEAAREAGHTWQEIGDLLGTSRQAAFQRFGRPVDPATGVSMVELNPPDAIHRAEELVAELVSCQWHEVRRDFDDRMQAAVGEDELRLAWAQLAGSVGRYERMGEPYARSTGDYTVVHMPLAFEAGERTVQVTYRDDGQVAGLWIRPPEE